Proteins encoded together in one Kitasatospora albolonga window:
- a CDS encoding diaminobutyrate--2-oxoglutarate transaminase, translated as MTITPPALSVFETLESEVRSYCRGWPAVFDRAQGARLTDEDGHSYLDFFAGAGSLNYGHNNPVLKRALIDYIERDGITHGLDMATTAKRAFLETFQNVILRPRDLPYKVMFPGPTGTNAVESALKLARKVKGRESVVSFTNAFHGMSLGSLAVTGNAFKRAGAGIPLVHGTPMPFDNYFDGTVPDFLWFERLLEDQGSGLNKPAAVIVETVQGEGGINVARAEWLRALQGLCERQDMLLIVDDIQMGCGRTGGFFSFEEAGIVPDIVTLSKSISGYGLPMSLCLFKPELDIWEPGEHNGTFRGNNPAFVTAAAALDAYWADGRVEQQTKERGLQVEQALLAICAEEPTAQFRGRGLVWGMEFEDPARASAVCARAFELGLLLETSGPQSEVVKLLPPLTITTEELDEGLRTLARCVRETAA; from the coding sequence GTGACCATCACCCCGCCCGCACTGAGCGTCTTCGAGACCCTGGAGTCGGAGGTCCGGAGCTACTGCCGCGGCTGGCCCGCCGTGTTCGACCGCGCGCAGGGCGCCCGGCTGACCGACGAGGACGGCCACTCCTACCTGGACTTCTTCGCCGGGGCCGGCTCGCTCAACTACGGCCACAACAACCCCGTGCTGAAACGAGCGCTGATCGACTACATCGAGCGCGACGGCATCACCCACGGCCTGGACATGGCGACCACCGCCAAGCGCGCCTTCCTGGAGACGTTCCAGAACGTGATCCTGCGCCCGCGCGACCTTCCTTACAAGGTGATGTTCCCCGGCCCGACCGGCACCAACGCCGTCGAGTCCGCGCTGAAGCTGGCCCGCAAGGTCAAGGGCCGCGAGTCCGTCGTCTCGTTCACCAACGCCTTCCACGGCATGTCGCTGGGCTCGCTCGCCGTCACCGGCAACGCGTTCAAGCGGGCGGGCGCGGGCATCCCGCTGGTGCACGGCACCCCGATGCCGTTCGACAACTACTTCGACGGTACGGTCCCCGACTTCCTCTGGTTCGAGCGGCTGCTCGAGGACCAGGGCTCCGGGCTCAACAAGCCCGCCGCCGTGATCGTGGAGACCGTCCAGGGCGAGGGCGGCATCAACGTGGCCCGCGCCGAGTGGCTGCGCGCGCTCCAGGGGCTGTGCGAGCGCCAGGACATGCTGCTGATCGTCGACGACATCCAGATGGGCTGCGGCCGGACCGGCGGCTTCTTCTCCTTCGAGGAGGCCGGGATCGTCCCGGACATCGTCACGCTGTCGAAGTCCATCAGCGGTTACGGCCTGCCGATGTCGCTCTGCCTGTTCAAGCCGGAGCTGGACATCTGGGAGCCGGGCGAGCACAACGGCACCTTCCGCGGCAACAACCCGGCCTTCGTCACGGCCGCCGCCGCGCTGGACGCCTACTGGGCCGACGGCCGGGTGGAACAGCAGACCAAGGAGCGCGGCCTCCAGGTCGAGCAGGCGCTGCTGGCGATCTGCGCCGAGGAGCCGACCGCGCAGTTCCGCGGCCGGGGCCTGGTCTGGGGCATGGAGTTCGAGGACCCGGCGCGCGCCTCGGCGGTCTGCGCCCGCGCCTTCGAGCTGGGGCTCCTGCTGGAGACCTCCGGCCCGCAGAGCGAGGTCGTCAAGCTGCTGCCGCCGCTGACCATCACCACCGAGGAGCTGGACGAGGGCCTGCGCACGCTGGCCCGCTGCGTCCGCGAGACGGCCGCCTGA
- the ectC gene encoding L-ectoine synthase (N-acetyldiaminobutyrate dehydratase; catalyzes the formation of the osmoprotectant ecotoine from gamma-N-acetyl-alpha,gamma-diaminobutyric acid), with protein MIVRSFKDIENTDRHVKAASGTWESKRIVLAKEKVGFSLHETVLYAGTETSMWYANHIEAVLCTEGEAELTNDETGETHWISPGTMYLLDGHERHTLRPKTDFRCVCVFNPPVTGREDHDENGVYPLLTEEA; from the coding sequence GTGATCGTCCGATCGTTCAAGGACATCGAGAACACCGACCGGCATGTGAAGGCCGCGTCCGGCACCTGGGAGAGCAAGCGCATCGTGCTCGCCAAGGAGAAGGTCGGCTTCTCCCTCCACGAGACCGTGCTCTACGCGGGTACGGAGACCTCCATGTGGTACGCGAACCACATCGAGGCGGTCCTGTGCACCGAGGGCGAGGCCGAGCTCACCAACGACGAGACCGGCGAGACCCACTGGATCTCCCCCGGCACGATGTACCTGCTGGACGGGCATGAGCGGCACACCCTGCGGCCCAAGACCGACTTCCGCTGCGTGTGCGTCTTCAACCCTCCCGTCACCGGACGGGAGGACCACGACGAGAACGGTGTCTACCCACTGCTGACCGAGGAGGCATGA